A genomic stretch from Scomber scombrus chromosome 8, fScoSco1.1, whole genome shotgun sequence includes:
- the LOC133985064 gene encoding uncharacterized protein LOC133985064, whose product MLMIPELLQVQRYVLTYRFSQDHLELLFNSIRASGGWNNNPSACQFQAIFRRLMVRCGVSPSETGNVAAQDDTVSLSAVEMSSSETAEEHPSPFVNISAVVLDHSYLPTRFGGLVENALVYIAGFVVRQILRKLSCDLCRASLVRDAVPASFDESYHLLTLKNNGGLVIPSQGTVKVLRAAERVIRRASTKQAPKVSTVTHIVREEIGTEDVFLLGEHIEETQFGIDNHHSNLLSLVVSVFLKIRLHHIAKLTSLDLQKGSTRKKLCKTVLFQGF is encoded by the exons ATGCTGATGATTCCTGAACTGCTCCAAGTTCAGCGGTATGTCCTGACCTACAGGTTCAGCCAGGATCACTTGGAGCTCCTATTTAATTCAATCAGAGCATCAG GTGGCTGGAATAACAATCCGTCTGCATGCCAGTTCCAGGCCATCTTCCGCCGCCTGATGGTTCGGTGTGGTGTCTCACCTAGTGAGACAGGCAATGTGGCAGCCCAAGATGACACTGTGTCCTTGTCTGCAGTAGAGATGTCGTCTTCAGAAACTGCTGAAGAGCACCCATCTCCATTTGTTAACATTTCAGCCGTTGTGTTAGACCACAGCTATCTTCCCACTCGGTTTGGAGGTTTGGTGGAAAACGCTCTGGTCTACATAGCAGGATTTGTAGTCCGGCAGATTCTGCGAAAGCTGTCCTGTGATTTGTGCCGTGCGAGCTTGGTCAGAGATGCTGTTCCAGCATCATTTGACGAGAGCTACCACCTTCTAACCCTGAAAAACAACGGTGGCCTAGTGATTCCATCACAAGGTACAGTGAAGGTgctgagagctgcagagagggTGATTCGCCGAGCTTCAACAAAGCAAGCTCCAAAGGTGTCGACAGTCACACACATCGTCCGGGAGGAGATTGGAACGGAGGATGTTTTTCTGCTTGGGGAACACATTGAGGAGACACAGTTTGGCATCGACAACCATCATTCCAACTTGTTGTCATtggttgtgtctgtgtttcttaaGATAAGGCTGCACCACATTGCCAAACTCACCTCTCTTGACCTGCAGAAAGGGAGCACGAGAAAGAAGCTCTGCAAAACAGTCCTCTTTCAGGGGTTTTAG